In Equus przewalskii isolate Varuska chromosome 6, EquPr2, whole genome shotgun sequence, one DNA window encodes the following:
- the ADAMTSL5 gene encoding ADAMTS-like protein 5 isoform X3: MGKLRPGEVERLAPGHTGRPRPLWNLLLWTLLSCGLGGSAQGPGEWTPWRSWSRCSSSCGRGLSVRSRRCIWFPEEEPCWGDSHEYRLCQLPDCPPGAVPFRDLQCALYNGRPVLGTQEAYRWVPFYGAPNQCDLNCLAEGHAFYHTFGRVLDGTPCSPGTRGLCVAGRCLSAGCDGLLGSDAREDHCGRCGGANDSCLFVQRVFRDAGTFAGYWNVTVIPEGARHIRAAHRSRNHLALMRGDGRYVLNGNWAVSPPGTYEVAGTRVVYTRAAGPEETLHAAGPTSQDLLLQVLLQEPNPGIEFEFWLPRELYGPFQARAQALGWSPRQPQPREVEPQAPESPMAPAAPAAGPPRPLTPAPDPCPPCPDSRGRAHRLLHYCGSDFVLGGPQGPLNPGHPCLAVGAWVGAQDGAAGQPQHRPAHSVPGPSPGPPAPGPGDPLRGACAARLQEPLAAAGPRVRVGTGPLPLPAAGPAPRVPAGRAAPRQPRRHSGPAAAPPCWLCPALEPRRGQPRAPGRPALPCLRAWTRPLPRTARKTHPTGLKLNIFPLSPWLPGSSEISPARSWVTPCHTHLDTPAHSQIHCHKQAGPGEDTLNRLSYFLSHPGCQETHCYFTLRNFVSAFIPLASHSFT; encoded by the exons atggggaaactgaggcctggggaggtggAGCGGCTGGCCCCCGGCCACACTGGAAG ACCCCGCCCCCTCTGGAACCTCCTGCTGTGGACCCTCCTGAGCTGTGGTTTGGGGGGCAGTGCTCAG GGTCCGGGCGAGTGGACCCCGTGGCGATCCTGGAGTCGCTGCTCCAGCTCCTGCGGGCGGGGGCTCTCGGTGCGCAGCCGCCGGTGCATCTG GTTTCCTGAGGAAGAGCCGTGCTGGGGGGACAGCCACGAGTACCGCCTCTGCCAGTTGCCA GACTGTCCCCCGGGGGCCGTGCCCTTCCGAGACCTCCAGTGTGCCCTCTACAATGGCCGCCCTGTCCTGGGCACCCAGGAGGCCTACCGATGGGTGCCCTTCTATGGCG cgcCCAACCAGTGCGACCTCAACTGCCTGGCGGAGGGGCACGCCTTCTACCACACCTTCGGCCGCGTGCTGGACGGCACCCCCTGCAGCCCGGGTACCCGGGGCCTCTGCGTGGCTGGCCGCTGCCTT AGCGCCGGCTGTGACGGTTTGCTGGGCTCGGACGCCCGCGAGGACCACTGCGGCCGCTGCGGCGGCGCCAACGACTCGTGCCTCTTCGTGCAGCGCGTGTTCCGCGACGCCG GTACCTTCGCCGGGTACTGGAACGTGACGGTGATCCCCGAGGGCGCCAGGCACATCCGCGCTGCCCACCGGAGCCGCAACCACCTGG CGCTGATGCGGGGCGACGGGCGCTACGTGCTCAACGGGAACTGGGCGGTCAGCCCGCCCGGGACCTACGAGGTGGCGGGCACCCGCGTGGTCTACACCCGGGCTGCAGGGCCGGAGGAGACGCTTCACGCGGCAGGGCCCACCTCCCAAGACCTCCTCCTGCAG GTCCTCCTGCAGGAGCCCAACCCCGGCATCGAGTTCGAGTTCTGGCTCCCCCGGGAGCTCTATGGCCCCTTCCAGGCACGGGCGCAGGCCCTGGGCTGGTCCCCGCGGCAGCCGCAGCCTCGGGAGGTGGAACCTCAGGCCCCAGAGTCCCCCATGGCCCCCGCGGCCCCCGCAGCCGGCCCCCCACGGCCCCTGACCCCTGCCCCAG acccctgcccaccctgccccGACTCTCGCGGTCGCGCCCACCGGCTGCTCCACTACTGCGGCAGCGACTTCG TCCTCGGGGGCCCCCAGGGCCCCCTGAACCCTGGTCACCCTTGTCTGGCGGTGGGCGCGTGGGTGGGTGCCCAGGATGGAGCGGCTGGCCAGCCTCAGCACCGCCCTGCCCACAGTGTTCCGGGCCCAAGTCCTGGGCCGCCTGCGCCAGGCCCAGGAGACCCGCTACGAGGTGCGTGTGCAGCTCGTCTACAAGAACCGCTCGCCGCTGCGGGCCCTCGAGTACGTGTGGGCACCGGGCCGCTGCCCCTGCCCGCCGCTGGCCCTGCACCGCGAGTACCTGCTGGCCGTGCAGCGCCTCGTCAGCCCCGACGGCACTCAGGACCGGCTGCTGCTCCCCCATGCTGGCTATGCCCGGCCCTGGAGCCCCGCCGAGGACAGCCGCGTGCGCCTGGCCGCCCGGCGCTGCCCTGTCTGAGAGCCTGGACCAGGCCCTTGCCTCGCACAGCAAGAAAGACACACCCGACCGGGCTCAAACTCAACATATTTCCCCTCTCGCCCTGGCTTCCAGGGAGCTCAGAAATATCTCCTGCTCGAAGCTGGGTGACTCCCTGTCACACACATTTAGACACCCCTGCACACAGTCAGATCCACTGTCATAAGCAGGCAGGCCCTGGTGAGGACACACTGAACAGactctcttatttcctttctcacCCTGGCTGCCAGGAAACTCATTGCTATTTCACACTCAGAAATTTTGTGTCTGCTTTTATTCCCCTTGCCTCACACTCATTTACTTAG
- the ADAMTSL5 gene encoding ADAMTS-like protein 5 isoform X4 has translation MRRRVDPGQMGKLRPGEVERLAPGHTGRPRPLWNLLLWTLLSCGLGGSAQGPGEWTPWRSWSRCSSSCGRGLSVRSRRCIWFPEEEPCWGDSHEYRLCQLPDCPPGAVPFRDLQCALYNGRPVLGTQEAYRWVPFYGAPNQCDLNCLAEGHAFYHTFGRVLDGTPCSPGTRGLCVAGRCLSAGCDGLLGSDAREDHCGRCGGANDSCLFVQRVFRDAGTFAGYWNVTVIPEGARHIRAAHRSRNHLALMRGDGRYVLNGNWAVSPPGTYEVAGTRVVYTRAAGPEETLHAAGPTSQDLLLQVLLQEPNPGIEFEFWLPRELYGPFQARAQALGWSPRQPQPREVEPQAPESPMAPAAPAAGPPRPLTPAPDPCPPCPDSRGRAHRLLHYCGSDFVLGGPQGPLNPGHPCLAVGAWVGAQDGAAGQPQHRPAHSVPGPSPGPPAPGPGDPLRGACAARLQEPLAAAGPRVRVGTGPLPLPAAGPAPRVPAGRAAPRQPRRHSGPAAAPPCWLCPALEPRRGQPRAPGRPALPCLRAWTRPLPRTARKTHPTGLKLNIFPLSPWLPGSSEISPARSWVTPCHTHLDTPAHSQIHCHKQAGPGEDTLNRLSYFLSHPGCQETHCYFTLRNFVSAFIPLASHSFT, from the exons ATGAGGCGCCGAGTGGATCCAGGCCAG atggggaaactgaggcctggggaggtggAGCGGCTGGCCCCCGGCCACACTGGAAG ACCCCGCCCCCTCTGGAACCTCCTGCTGTGGACCCTCCTGAGCTGTGGTTTGGGGGGCAGTGCTCAG GGTCCGGGCGAGTGGACCCCGTGGCGATCCTGGAGTCGCTGCTCCAGCTCCTGCGGGCGGGGGCTCTCGGTGCGCAGCCGCCGGTGCATCTG GTTTCCTGAGGAAGAGCCGTGCTGGGGGGACAGCCACGAGTACCGCCTCTGCCAGTTGCCA GACTGTCCCCCGGGGGCCGTGCCCTTCCGAGACCTCCAGTGTGCCCTCTACAATGGCCGCCCTGTCCTGGGCACCCAGGAGGCCTACCGATGGGTGCCCTTCTATGGCG cgcCCAACCAGTGCGACCTCAACTGCCTGGCGGAGGGGCACGCCTTCTACCACACCTTCGGCCGCGTGCTGGACGGCACCCCCTGCAGCCCGGGTACCCGGGGCCTCTGCGTGGCTGGCCGCTGCCTT AGCGCCGGCTGTGACGGTTTGCTGGGCTCGGACGCCCGCGAGGACCACTGCGGCCGCTGCGGCGGCGCCAACGACTCGTGCCTCTTCGTGCAGCGCGTGTTCCGCGACGCCG GTACCTTCGCCGGGTACTGGAACGTGACGGTGATCCCCGAGGGCGCCAGGCACATCCGCGCTGCCCACCGGAGCCGCAACCACCTGG CGCTGATGCGGGGCGACGGGCGCTACGTGCTCAACGGGAACTGGGCGGTCAGCCCGCCCGGGACCTACGAGGTGGCGGGCACCCGCGTGGTCTACACCCGGGCTGCAGGGCCGGAGGAGACGCTTCACGCGGCAGGGCCCACCTCCCAAGACCTCCTCCTGCAG GTCCTCCTGCAGGAGCCCAACCCCGGCATCGAGTTCGAGTTCTGGCTCCCCCGGGAGCTCTATGGCCCCTTCCAGGCACGGGCGCAGGCCCTGGGCTGGTCCCCGCGGCAGCCGCAGCCTCGGGAGGTGGAACCTCAGGCCCCAGAGTCCCCCATGGCCCCCGCGGCCCCCGCAGCCGGCCCCCCACGGCCCCTGACCCCTGCCCCAG acccctgcccaccctgccccGACTCTCGCGGTCGCGCCCACCGGCTGCTCCACTACTGCGGCAGCGACTTCG TCCTCGGGGGCCCCCAGGGCCCCCTGAACCCTGGTCACCCTTGTCTGGCGGTGGGCGCGTGGGTGGGTGCCCAGGATGGAGCGGCTGGCCAGCCTCAGCACCGCCCTGCCCACAGTGTTCCGGGCCCAAGTCCTGGGCCGCCTGCGCCAGGCCCAGGAGACCCGCTACGAGGTGCGTGTGCAGCTCGTCTACAAGAACCGCTCGCCGCTGCGGGCCCTCGAGTACGTGTGGGCACCGGGCCGCTGCCCCTGCCCGCCGCTGGCCCTGCACCGCGAGTACCTGCTGGCCGTGCAGCGCCTCGTCAGCCCCGACGGCACTCAGGACCGGCTGCTGCTCCCCCATGCTGGCTATGCCCGGCCCTGGAGCCCCGCCGAGGACAGCCGCGTGCGCCTGGCCGCCCGGCGCTGCCCTGTCTGAGAGCCTGGACCAGGCCCTTGCCTCGCACAGCAAGAAAGACACACCCGACCGGGCTCAAACTCAACATATTTCCCCTCTCGCCCTGGCTTCCAGGGAGCTCAGAAATATCTCCTGCTCGAAGCTGGGTGACTCCCTGTCACACACATTTAGACACCCCTGCACACAGTCAGATCCACTGTCATAAGCAGGCAGGCCCTGGTGAGGACACACTGAACAGactctcttatttcctttctcacCCTGGCTGCCAGGAAACTCATTGCTATTTCACACTCAGAAATTTTGTGTCTGCTTTTATTCCCCTTGCCTCACACTCATTTACTTAG
- the ADAMTSL5 gene encoding ADAMTS-like protein 5 isoform X7, with protein sequence MACRALQTDKCHPGLPPTPSAHEAMRRRVDPGQMGKLRPGEVERLAPGHTGRPRPLWNLLLWTLLSCGLGGSAQGPGEWTPWRSWSRCSSSCGRGLSVRSRRCIWFPEEEPCWGDSHEYRLCQLPDCPPGAVPFRDLQCALYNGRPVLGTQEAYRWVPFYGAPNQCDLNCLAEGHAFYHTFGRVLDGTPCSPGTRGLCVAGRCLSAGCDGLLGSDAREDHCGRCGGANDSCLFVQRVFRDAGTFAGYWNVTVIPEGARHIRAAHRSRNHLALMRGDGRYVLNGNWAVSPPGTYEVAGTRVVYTRAAGPEETLHAAGPTSQDLLLQVLLQEPNPGIEFEFWLPRELYGPFQARAQALGWSPRQPQPREVEPQAPESPMAPAAPAAGPPRPLTPAPDPCPPCPDSRGRAHRLLHYCGSDFVLGGPQGPLNPGHPCLAVGAWVGAQDGAAGQPQHRPAHSVPGPSPGPPAPGPGDPLRGACAARLQEPLAAAGPRVRVGTGPLPLPAAGPAPRVPAGRAAPRQPRRHSGPAAAPPCWLCPALEPRRGQPRAPGRPALPCLRAWTRPLPRTARKTHPTGLKLNIFPLSPWLPGSSEISPARSWVTPCHTHLDTPAHSQIHCHKQAGPGEDTLNRLSYFLSHPGCQETHCYFTLRNFVSAFIPLASHSFT encoded by the exons ATGGCTTGTCGTGCGCTCCAGACGGACAAGT GCCACCCTGGGCTCCCTCCCACACCCTCTGCACATGAGGCCATGAGGCGCCGAGTGGATCCAGGCCAG atggggaaactgaggcctggggaggtggAGCGGCTGGCCCCCGGCCACACTGGAAG ACCCCGCCCCCTCTGGAACCTCCTGCTGTGGACCCTCCTGAGCTGTGGTTTGGGGGGCAGTGCTCAG GGTCCGGGCGAGTGGACCCCGTGGCGATCCTGGAGTCGCTGCTCCAGCTCCTGCGGGCGGGGGCTCTCGGTGCGCAGCCGCCGGTGCATCTG GTTTCCTGAGGAAGAGCCGTGCTGGGGGGACAGCCACGAGTACCGCCTCTGCCAGTTGCCA GACTGTCCCCCGGGGGCCGTGCCCTTCCGAGACCTCCAGTGTGCCCTCTACAATGGCCGCCCTGTCCTGGGCACCCAGGAGGCCTACCGATGGGTGCCCTTCTATGGCG cgcCCAACCAGTGCGACCTCAACTGCCTGGCGGAGGGGCACGCCTTCTACCACACCTTCGGCCGCGTGCTGGACGGCACCCCCTGCAGCCCGGGTACCCGGGGCCTCTGCGTGGCTGGCCGCTGCCTT AGCGCCGGCTGTGACGGTTTGCTGGGCTCGGACGCCCGCGAGGACCACTGCGGCCGCTGCGGCGGCGCCAACGACTCGTGCCTCTTCGTGCAGCGCGTGTTCCGCGACGCCG GTACCTTCGCCGGGTACTGGAACGTGACGGTGATCCCCGAGGGCGCCAGGCACATCCGCGCTGCCCACCGGAGCCGCAACCACCTGG CGCTGATGCGGGGCGACGGGCGCTACGTGCTCAACGGGAACTGGGCGGTCAGCCCGCCCGGGACCTACGAGGTGGCGGGCACCCGCGTGGTCTACACCCGGGCTGCAGGGCCGGAGGAGACGCTTCACGCGGCAGGGCCCACCTCCCAAGACCTCCTCCTGCAG GTCCTCCTGCAGGAGCCCAACCCCGGCATCGAGTTCGAGTTCTGGCTCCCCCGGGAGCTCTATGGCCCCTTCCAGGCACGGGCGCAGGCCCTGGGCTGGTCCCCGCGGCAGCCGCAGCCTCGGGAGGTGGAACCTCAGGCCCCAGAGTCCCCCATGGCCCCCGCGGCCCCCGCAGCCGGCCCCCCACGGCCCCTGACCCCTGCCCCAG acccctgcccaccctgccccGACTCTCGCGGTCGCGCCCACCGGCTGCTCCACTACTGCGGCAGCGACTTCG TCCTCGGGGGCCCCCAGGGCCCCCTGAACCCTGGTCACCCTTGTCTGGCGGTGGGCGCGTGGGTGGGTGCCCAGGATGGAGCGGCTGGCCAGCCTCAGCACCGCCCTGCCCACAGTGTTCCGGGCCCAAGTCCTGGGCCGCCTGCGCCAGGCCCAGGAGACCCGCTACGAGGTGCGTGTGCAGCTCGTCTACAAGAACCGCTCGCCGCTGCGGGCCCTCGAGTACGTGTGGGCACCGGGCCGCTGCCCCTGCCCGCCGCTGGCCCTGCACCGCGAGTACCTGCTGGCCGTGCAGCGCCTCGTCAGCCCCGACGGCACTCAGGACCGGCTGCTGCTCCCCCATGCTGGCTATGCCCGGCCCTGGAGCCCCGCCGAGGACAGCCGCGTGCGCCTGGCCGCCCGGCGCTGCCCTGTCTGAGAGCCTGGACCAGGCCCTTGCCTCGCACAGCAAGAAAGACACACCCGACCGGGCTCAAACTCAACATATTTCCCCTCTCGCCCTGGCTTCCAGGGAGCTCAGAAATATCTCCTGCTCGAAGCTGGGTGACTCCCTGTCACACACATTTAGACACCCCTGCACACAGTCAGATCCACTGTCATAAGCAGGCAGGCCCTGGTGAGGACACACTGAACAGactctcttatttcctttctcacCCTGGCTGCCAGGAAACTCATTGCTATTTCACACTCAGAAATTTTGTGTCTGCTTTTATTCCCCTTGCCTCACACTCATTTACTTAG
- the ADAMTSL5 gene encoding ADAMTS-like protein 5 isoform X2: MRRRVDPGQVTPPCPSPHPGAPCCQGPRPLWNLLLWTLLSCGLGGSAQGPGEWTPWRSWSRCSSSCGRGLSVRSRRCIWFPEEEPCWGDSHEYRLCQLPDCPPGAVPFRDLQCALYNGRPVLGTQEAYRWVPFYGAPNQCDLNCLAEGHAFYHTFGRVLDGTPCSPGTRGLCVAGRCLSAGCDGLLGSDAREDHCGRCGGANDSCLFVQRVFRDAGTFAGYWNVTVIPEGARHIRAAHRSRNHLALMRGDGRYVLNGNWAVSPPGTYEVAGTRVVYTRAAGPEETLHAAGPTSQDLLLQVLLQEPNPGIEFEFWLPRELYGPFQARAQALGWSPRQPQPREVEPQAPESPMAPAAPAAGPPRPLTPAPDPCPPCPDSRGRAHRLLHYCGSDFVLGGPQGPLNPGHPCLAVGAWVGAQDGAAGQPQHRPAHSVPGPSPGPPAPGPGDPLRGACAARLQEPLAAAGPRVRVGTGPLPLPAAGPAPRVPAGRAAPRQPRRHSGPAAAPPCWLCPALEPRRGQPRAPGRPALPCLRAWTRPLPRTARKTHPTGLKLNIFPLSPWLPGSSEISPARSWVTPCHTHLDTPAHSQIHCHKQAGPGEDTLNRLSYFLSHPGCQETHCYFTLRNFVSAFIPLASHSFT; encoded by the exons ATGAGGCGCCGAGTGGATCCAGGCCAGGTCACCCCTCCCTGCCCATCCCCCCACCCAGGGGCTCCCTGCTGCCAAGG ACCCCGCCCCCTCTGGAACCTCCTGCTGTGGACCCTCCTGAGCTGTGGTTTGGGGGGCAGTGCTCAG GGTCCGGGCGAGTGGACCCCGTGGCGATCCTGGAGTCGCTGCTCCAGCTCCTGCGGGCGGGGGCTCTCGGTGCGCAGCCGCCGGTGCATCTG GTTTCCTGAGGAAGAGCCGTGCTGGGGGGACAGCCACGAGTACCGCCTCTGCCAGTTGCCA GACTGTCCCCCGGGGGCCGTGCCCTTCCGAGACCTCCAGTGTGCCCTCTACAATGGCCGCCCTGTCCTGGGCACCCAGGAGGCCTACCGATGGGTGCCCTTCTATGGCG cgcCCAACCAGTGCGACCTCAACTGCCTGGCGGAGGGGCACGCCTTCTACCACACCTTCGGCCGCGTGCTGGACGGCACCCCCTGCAGCCCGGGTACCCGGGGCCTCTGCGTGGCTGGCCGCTGCCTT AGCGCCGGCTGTGACGGTTTGCTGGGCTCGGACGCCCGCGAGGACCACTGCGGCCGCTGCGGCGGCGCCAACGACTCGTGCCTCTTCGTGCAGCGCGTGTTCCGCGACGCCG GTACCTTCGCCGGGTACTGGAACGTGACGGTGATCCCCGAGGGCGCCAGGCACATCCGCGCTGCCCACCGGAGCCGCAACCACCTGG CGCTGATGCGGGGCGACGGGCGCTACGTGCTCAACGGGAACTGGGCGGTCAGCCCGCCCGGGACCTACGAGGTGGCGGGCACCCGCGTGGTCTACACCCGGGCTGCAGGGCCGGAGGAGACGCTTCACGCGGCAGGGCCCACCTCCCAAGACCTCCTCCTGCAG GTCCTCCTGCAGGAGCCCAACCCCGGCATCGAGTTCGAGTTCTGGCTCCCCCGGGAGCTCTATGGCCCCTTCCAGGCACGGGCGCAGGCCCTGGGCTGGTCCCCGCGGCAGCCGCAGCCTCGGGAGGTGGAACCTCAGGCCCCAGAGTCCCCCATGGCCCCCGCGGCCCCCGCAGCCGGCCCCCCACGGCCCCTGACCCCTGCCCCAG acccctgcccaccctgccccGACTCTCGCGGTCGCGCCCACCGGCTGCTCCACTACTGCGGCAGCGACTTCG TCCTCGGGGGCCCCCAGGGCCCCCTGAACCCTGGTCACCCTTGTCTGGCGGTGGGCGCGTGGGTGGGTGCCCAGGATGGAGCGGCTGGCCAGCCTCAGCACCGCCCTGCCCACAGTGTTCCGGGCCCAAGTCCTGGGCCGCCTGCGCCAGGCCCAGGAGACCCGCTACGAGGTGCGTGTGCAGCTCGTCTACAAGAACCGCTCGCCGCTGCGGGCCCTCGAGTACGTGTGGGCACCGGGCCGCTGCCCCTGCCCGCCGCTGGCCCTGCACCGCGAGTACCTGCTGGCCGTGCAGCGCCTCGTCAGCCCCGACGGCACTCAGGACCGGCTGCTGCTCCCCCATGCTGGCTATGCCCGGCCCTGGAGCCCCGCCGAGGACAGCCGCGTGCGCCTGGCCGCCCGGCGCTGCCCTGTCTGAGAGCCTGGACCAGGCCCTTGCCTCGCACAGCAAGAAAGACACACCCGACCGGGCTCAAACTCAACATATTTCCCCTCTCGCCCTGGCTTCCAGGGAGCTCAGAAATATCTCCTGCTCGAAGCTGGGTGACTCCCTGTCACACACATTTAGACACCCCTGCACACAGTCAGATCCACTGTCATAAGCAGGCAGGCCCTGGTGAGGACACACTGAACAGactctcttatttcctttctcacCCTGGCTGCCAGGAAACTCATTGCTATTTCACACTCAGAAATTTTGTGTCTGCTTTTATTCCCCTTGCCTCACACTCATTTACTTAG
- the ADAMTSL5 gene encoding ADAMTS-like protein 5 isoform X1 produces the protein MACRALQTDKCHPGLPPTPSAHEAMRRRVDPGQVTPPCPSPHPGAPCCQGPRPLWNLLLWTLLSCGLGGSAQGPGEWTPWRSWSRCSSSCGRGLSVRSRRCIWFPEEEPCWGDSHEYRLCQLPDCPPGAVPFRDLQCALYNGRPVLGTQEAYRWVPFYGAPNQCDLNCLAEGHAFYHTFGRVLDGTPCSPGTRGLCVAGRCLSAGCDGLLGSDAREDHCGRCGGANDSCLFVQRVFRDAGTFAGYWNVTVIPEGARHIRAAHRSRNHLALMRGDGRYVLNGNWAVSPPGTYEVAGTRVVYTRAAGPEETLHAAGPTSQDLLLQVLLQEPNPGIEFEFWLPRELYGPFQARAQALGWSPRQPQPREVEPQAPESPMAPAAPAAGPPRPLTPAPDPCPPCPDSRGRAHRLLHYCGSDFVLGGPQGPLNPGHPCLAVGAWVGAQDGAAGQPQHRPAHSVPGPSPGPPAPGPGDPLRGACAARLQEPLAAAGPRVRVGTGPLPLPAAGPAPRVPAGRAAPRQPRRHSGPAAAPPCWLCPALEPRRGQPRAPGRPALPCLRAWTRPLPRTARKTHPTGLKLNIFPLSPWLPGSSEISPARSWVTPCHTHLDTPAHSQIHCHKQAGPGEDTLNRLSYFLSHPGCQETHCYFTLRNFVSAFIPLASHSFT, from the exons ATGGCTTGTCGTGCGCTCCAGACGGACAAGT GCCACCCTGGGCTCCCTCCCACACCCTCTGCACATGAGGCCATGAGGCGCCGAGTGGATCCAGGCCAGGTCACCCCTCCCTGCCCATCCCCCCACCCAGGGGCTCCCTGCTGCCAAGG ACCCCGCCCCCTCTGGAACCTCCTGCTGTGGACCCTCCTGAGCTGTGGTTTGGGGGGCAGTGCTCAG GGTCCGGGCGAGTGGACCCCGTGGCGATCCTGGAGTCGCTGCTCCAGCTCCTGCGGGCGGGGGCTCTCGGTGCGCAGCCGCCGGTGCATCTG GTTTCCTGAGGAAGAGCCGTGCTGGGGGGACAGCCACGAGTACCGCCTCTGCCAGTTGCCA GACTGTCCCCCGGGGGCCGTGCCCTTCCGAGACCTCCAGTGTGCCCTCTACAATGGCCGCCCTGTCCTGGGCACCCAGGAGGCCTACCGATGGGTGCCCTTCTATGGCG cgcCCAACCAGTGCGACCTCAACTGCCTGGCGGAGGGGCACGCCTTCTACCACACCTTCGGCCGCGTGCTGGACGGCACCCCCTGCAGCCCGGGTACCCGGGGCCTCTGCGTGGCTGGCCGCTGCCTT AGCGCCGGCTGTGACGGTTTGCTGGGCTCGGACGCCCGCGAGGACCACTGCGGCCGCTGCGGCGGCGCCAACGACTCGTGCCTCTTCGTGCAGCGCGTGTTCCGCGACGCCG GTACCTTCGCCGGGTACTGGAACGTGACGGTGATCCCCGAGGGCGCCAGGCACATCCGCGCTGCCCACCGGAGCCGCAACCACCTGG CGCTGATGCGGGGCGACGGGCGCTACGTGCTCAACGGGAACTGGGCGGTCAGCCCGCCCGGGACCTACGAGGTGGCGGGCACCCGCGTGGTCTACACCCGGGCTGCAGGGCCGGAGGAGACGCTTCACGCGGCAGGGCCCACCTCCCAAGACCTCCTCCTGCAG GTCCTCCTGCAGGAGCCCAACCCCGGCATCGAGTTCGAGTTCTGGCTCCCCCGGGAGCTCTATGGCCCCTTCCAGGCACGGGCGCAGGCCCTGGGCTGGTCCCCGCGGCAGCCGCAGCCTCGGGAGGTGGAACCTCAGGCCCCAGAGTCCCCCATGGCCCCCGCGGCCCCCGCAGCCGGCCCCCCACGGCCCCTGACCCCTGCCCCAG acccctgcccaccctgccccGACTCTCGCGGTCGCGCCCACCGGCTGCTCCACTACTGCGGCAGCGACTTCG TCCTCGGGGGCCCCCAGGGCCCCCTGAACCCTGGTCACCCTTGTCTGGCGGTGGGCGCGTGGGTGGGTGCCCAGGATGGAGCGGCTGGCCAGCCTCAGCACCGCCCTGCCCACAGTGTTCCGGGCCCAAGTCCTGGGCCGCCTGCGCCAGGCCCAGGAGACCCGCTACGAGGTGCGTGTGCAGCTCGTCTACAAGAACCGCTCGCCGCTGCGGGCCCTCGAGTACGTGTGGGCACCGGGCCGCTGCCCCTGCCCGCCGCTGGCCCTGCACCGCGAGTACCTGCTGGCCGTGCAGCGCCTCGTCAGCCCCGACGGCACTCAGGACCGGCTGCTGCTCCCCCATGCTGGCTATGCCCGGCCCTGGAGCCCCGCCGAGGACAGCCGCGTGCGCCTGGCCGCCCGGCGCTGCCCTGTCTGAGAGCCTGGACCAGGCCCTTGCCTCGCACAGCAAGAAAGACACACCCGACCGGGCTCAAACTCAACATATTTCCCCTCTCGCCCTGGCTTCCAGGGAGCTCAGAAATATCTCCTGCTCGAAGCTGGGTGACTCCCTGTCACACACATTTAGACACCCCTGCACACAGTCAGATCCACTGTCATAAGCAGGCAGGCCCTGGTGAGGACACACTGAACAGactctcttatttcctttctcacCCTGGCTGCCAGGAAACTCATTGCTATTTCACACTCAGAAATTTTGTGTCTGCTTTTATTCCCCTTGCCTCACACTCATTTACTTAG